Genomic segment of Streptomyces sp. NA02950:
CCCCTCACCCGCGGCGACGGCGCCACCGTCGAACTCCCGGTGCGCTACGACGGACCCGACCTCGCCGAGGTGGCCGATCTCTGGGGCGTCACCCCGCAGGAGGCCGTGCGTGTCCACAGCGGCACCGAGTTCCGCGTCGCCTTCTGCGGATTCGCACCGGGCTTCGGCTATCTCACCGGGCTGCCCGAGCGGTTCGCGGTGCCGCGCCGCGCCAGCCCGCGGACCAAGGTCCCGGTGGGCTCGGTCGCGCTCGCGGGCCCGTACACCGGTGTCTATCCGCGCTCCTCCCCCGGCGGCTGGCAGCTCATCGGCACCACGGACACCGTGCTGTGGGACGCCGGACGTGAACCGGCGGCGCTGCTGACCCCCGGCACCCGCGTCCGCTTCGTTCCGGAAAATCCGGAAGTGCCGGAAACATCAGAGAAGCCGGTGGCGTCGGACGTGGCACCGGGAGGGGACGGCGCATGACCGACAGCGCCTTCGCGGTCGAGCGGGCGGGCGCCCTGACCACCGTCCAGGACCTGGGCCGGATCGGCCACGCCCATCTCGGTGTGCCCCGCTCCGGCGCCCTCGACCAGCCCGCCCACCGGCTCGCCAACCGCCTGGTGGGGAACGCCGACGAGGCCGCCACCCTGGAGACCACCCTGACCGGCTGTGCGGTGCGGCTGCGCCGCGCGGCGACCGTGGCCGTCACCGGCGCGCCCTGCCCGGTCACGGTCGACAGCCGCCCCGCCGCATGGGGCGCGCCCGTGCGGGTACCGGCCGGTGCGCTGCTGGAGCTCGGGGCCGCCACCTACGGCGTACGCAGCTATCTGGCCTTCGACGGCGGGGTCCGGGCCGAGCCGGTGCTCGGCAGCCGGGCCACCGATGTGCTCTCCGGGCTCGGCCCGGCTCCGCTGGCGGACGGTGCGGTGTTCGGACTCGGGCCCGCCGGAGCCGCGCCGCCCGGGGTGGACTCGGTGCCCCAACGGGGCGTGCCGCGGGAACTGGTGCTCCCGGTGGTGTTCGGTCCGCGCGACGACTGGTTCACCCGCGCGGGACTGCACACCCTGACCACCGGCGGCTTCCGGGTCTCGGGCGCCAGCAACCGGATCGGGCTGCGGACCGAGGGCCCCGCCCTGGAGCGGGCGCGGGACGGTGAACTGCCCAGTGAGGGAATGGCGCTCGGCGCCCTCCAGGTGCCGCCCGACGGGCGTCCGGTGCTCTTCCTCGCCGACCATCCGACGACCGGCGGCTACCCGGTCGTGGGTGTCGTCCCGGAGCGGTGGCTCGCCGCCGCGGCCCAGGCCGTGCCGGGCACTCCGGTGCGGTTCACCCCGCTGGGGCGGGTCCCGTGGGGGCGGGCGGCCCCGGCGTAGCCCGCCGCGGCCGCTCAGCCGGCGGCGCGGTGGCCTCCGGCGTGGGCCGAGGCCCGCTCCCGGGCGCGGCCGGCGCTCCTGGCCCGGCGCTGCCCCCGGCGGCGCAGCGCCCGGCGCTCCTCCTCACCGGCACCGCCCCACACCCCGTGGGTCATCCCGGCCTCGAGCGCGTACTCCAGGCATTCCTGAGCCACCGGGCAGTGTCCGCAGACCTGCTTGGCCCGTGCCTCCTGCTGCTGTGCGGCGGGACCGGCGACCCCCACCGGGAAGAACAGCTCAGGGTCCTCGTCCTTGCATGCGGCGTTCTGCCACCACGCCATGGTTGCCCCTCTCCGTGCCTGCGGTCGTGTTCGGTGAATTGCGTTCCGGCTACCGCCCTCGGCCTCGCCGCACACTGTTCGCGGGGCGGGCTCCCGTGGTGACGCGGGGCGCATCCGGGCGGGTTCGGTACGTGTCGGGTTACCGATGGCCGCCACCGCAAACGGTCTTGAACGCGCCATACGTCACATCGGGGGAATCAACCTACTCACGGCACCCGCTCCCGCAACCCCTCGGTCACGCGGATTTTCGGGCAATCCTCAGTCGCGCAGCTCCACCGGCAGCCGGACGGCCCGCCCGCCGGGGCCGGGCCACTTCGCCCCGCCGTCGACATCCACACCCGTGAGCGCGACCGCCATGGCCAGCGCCCGTGCCGTCCAGCCGGACGGATGCCCAC
This window contains:
- a CDS encoding biotin-dependent carboxyltransferase family protein → MTDSAFAVERAGALTTVQDLGRIGHAHLGVPRSGALDQPAHRLANRLVGNADEAATLETTLTGCAVRLRRAATVAVTGAPCPVTVDSRPAAWGAPVRVPAGALLELGAATYGVRSYLAFDGGVRAEPVLGSRATDVLSGLGPAPLADGAVFGLGPAGAAPPGVDSVPQRGVPRELVLPVVFGPRDDWFTRAGLHTLTTGGFRVSGASNRIGLRTEGPALERARDGELPSEGMALGALQVPPDGRPVLFLADHPTTGGYPVVGVVPERWLAAAAQAVPGTPVRFTPLGRVPWGRAAPA
- a CDS encoding allophanate hydrolase subunit 1, with the translated sequence MTLRSLPVGDHGLLVELGSGDAAEALHAELLRRVADGRLPAVREIVPAARTVFLDGLKNPGRLAAELPGWDIPPLTRGDGATVELPVRYDGPDLAEVADLWGVTPQEAVRVHSGTEFRVAFCGFAPGFGYLTGLPERFAVPRRASPRTKVPVGSVALAGPYTGVYPRSSPGGWQLIGTTDTVLWDAGREPAALLTPGTRVRFVPENPEVPETSEKPVASDVAPGGDGA
- a CDS encoding WhiB family transcriptional regulator, translated to MAWWQNAACKDEDPELFFPVGVAGPAAQQQEARAKQVCGHCPVAQECLEYALEAGMTHGVWGGAGEEERRALRRRGQRRARSAGRARERASAHAGGHRAAG